A stretch of Desulfarculaceae bacterium DNA encodes these proteins:
- a CDS encoding methyltransferase domain-containing protein, giving the protein MIPHDQPSPQDSFSLGPDNQTAAIFLISVLGLFLEIVMIRWVSTEVRIFAYLQNTILLVCFLGLSLGLFSASKPIKAGDFLWPLVILVFLLSVPMVRTLVGRIPLFMSVLEDFLVWDRVVTRSPVWAVGYLAVGLAATYALMYLVLKPFVPVGRILGRLMDGHPRIVTAYSSNVAGSLVGTWVLVAMSALFMPPIAWFALLAGLCLFFLPWRPKTPLKSLVLLAAIVAFSGLSSYAPGTYQVVWSPYQKLSVQDADHISFYSFKRGLVDTLIKMGVNYGGLEKWGKNPKMPGDNYGIKVNNSGYQKIMDLRPETVAKVRHLLPAESGGLVSYDVPPMLHPDPKKMLIVGAGSGNDAAGALRGGVSQVVAVDIDPAIVDIGRRMHPEKPYSDKRVRVVIDDARSYFTNSKEKFDVVSFGALDSHTTTHMSNNRLDHFVYTKQAFEQAKGLLAPGGVMVVYFAAEKPYIADRLARTLREVFHQEPLVFKTIPTPLAGSGYFFVAGDQASIQGGLAKHPELARLIAVSQARYELHLPGTTEVTTDDWPFVYLPGRGIPLLFYLLAGLMTLLFFHAYRRFGGQGIARHWERSHWHFFFLGAAFLLLEVLNISRAAVVLGNTWWVNSVIISGVLGMILLANLIALRWPAMNLSGVFAALFVICIGLYFMDLTVFAGLPIWLRAIAVGGLTCLPLFCSGIIFIQSFAKAELKNEALGSNLLGAMCGALVQWMSFLTGFKTLMLVILAFYLLAYFTRLRAGQGQAEAARA; this is encoded by the coding sequence ATGATCCCCCACGACCAGCCCTCGCCCCAGGACAGTTTCAGCCTGGGGCCGGACAACCAAACCGCGGCCATCTTCCTGATCAGCGTGCTGGGGCTCTTTCTGGAGATCGTGATGATCCGTTGGGTCTCCACCGAGGTCCGCATCTTCGCCTATCTGCAAAACACCATTCTTTTGGTCTGCTTCCTGGGGCTCAGCCTGGGGCTGTTCTCGGCCTCCAAGCCCATTAAGGCGGGCGACTTCCTGTGGCCCCTGGTCATCCTGGTGTTTTTGCTCTCCGTGCCCATGGTGCGCACCCTGGTGGGGCGCATCCCCCTGTTCATGAGCGTGCTGGAGGACTTCCTGGTCTGGGACCGGGTGGTGACCCGCAGCCCGGTGTGGGCGGTGGGCTACCTGGCCGTGGGCCTGGCCGCCACCTATGCCCTGATGTACCTGGTGCTCAAGCCCTTCGTGCCGGTGGGGCGCATCCTGGGCCGGCTCATGGACGGCCATCCCCGCATCGTGACCGCCTACTCCTCCAACGTGGCCGGCAGCCTGGTGGGCACCTGGGTGCTGGTGGCCATGTCCGCCCTGTTCATGCCGCCCATCGCCTGGTTCGCCCTGCTGGCCGGGCTGTGCCTGTTCTTCTTGCCCTGGCGCCCCAAGACCCCGCTCAAATCCCTGGTGCTCCTGGCGGCCATCGTGGCCTTCTCGGGCCTCAGCTCCTATGCGCCCGGCACCTACCAGGTGGTGTGGTCGCCCTATCAGAAGCTGTCCGTGCAGGACGCGGACCACATCAGCTTCTATTCCTTCAAGCGGGGCCTGGTGGACACCCTGATCAAGATGGGGGTGAACTACGGCGGCCTGGAGAAGTGGGGCAAGAACCCCAAGATGCCTGGCGACAACTACGGCATCAAGGTGAACAACAGCGGCTACCAGAAGATCATGGACCTTCGGCCCGAGACCGTGGCCAAGGTCAGGCACCTGCTGCCCGCCGAGTCCGGCGGCCTGGTGAGCTACGACGTGCCGCCCATGCTGCACCCGGACCCCAAGAAGATGCTCATCGTGGGGGCGGGCTCGGGCAACGACGCGGCCGGGGCCCTGCGCGGCGGGGTGTCCCAGGTGGTGGCGGTGGACATCGACCCGGCCATCGTGGACATCGGGCGGCGCATGCACCCGGAGAAGCCTTACTCGGACAAGCGGGTCAGGGTGGTGATCGACGACGCGCGCTCCTACTTCACCAACAGCAAGGAAAAGTTCGACGTGGTGTCCTTCGGGGCCCTGGACAGCCACACCACCACCCACATGTCCAACAACCGCCTGGACCACTTCGTCTACACCAAGCAGGCCTTTGAGCAGGCCAAGGGCCTCCTGGCCCCGGGCGGGGTGATGGTGGTGTACTTCGCGGCGGAAAAGCCCTACATCGCCGACCGCCTGGCCCGCACCCTGCGCGAGGTCTTTCACCAGGAGCCCCTGGTCTTCAAGACCATTCCCACTCCCCTGGCCGGCTCGGGCTATTTCTTCGTGGCCGGGGACCAGGCCTCCATCCAGGGCGGCCTGGCCAAGCACCCCGAACTGGCCCGTCTAATCGCCGTCAGCCAGGCGCGCTACGAATTGCACCTGCCGGGCACCACCGAGGTGACCACCGACGACTGGCCCTTCGTGTACCTGCCCGGCCGGGGCATACCGCTGCTGTTCTATTTGCTGGCCGGGCTCATGACCCTGCTGTTTTTCCACGCCTACCGCCGCTTCGGCGGCCAGGGCATCGCGCGCCACTGGGAGCGCTCCCACTGGCACTTCTTCTTCCTGGGCGCGGCGTTTTTGCTCTTGGAGGTGCTAAACATCAGCCGGGCGGCGGTGGTCCTGGGCAACACCTGGTGGGTCAACTCGGTGATCATCTCCGGCGTGCTGGGCATGATCCTGTTGGCCAACCTCATCGCCCTGCGCTGGCCGGCCATGAACCTGAGCGGCGTGTTCGCGGCCCTTTTCGTCATCTGCATCGGGCTCTACTTCATGGACCTCACCGTGTTCGCCGGGCTGCCGATTTGGCTTCGGGCCATCGCGGTGGGCGGGCTCACCTGTCTGCCCCTGTTCTGCTCGGGCATCATCTTCATCCAGTCATTCGCCAAGGCCGAGCTGAAGAACGAGGCCCTGGGTTCCAACCTGCTGGGGGCCATGTGTGGCGCCCTGGTGCAATGGATGTCCTTCCTCACCGGCTTCAAGACCCTCATGCTGGTGATCCTGGCCTTCTACTTGCTGGCCTATTTCACTCGCCTTCGGGCCGGGCAGGGGCAGGCGGAAGCGGCTCGGGCCTAG
- a CDS encoding glycosyltransferase family 39 protein, with amino-acid sequence MDYPERRGLSEALGAGVIAAALVLAYWFLSVAYPYYYIWDMDLICAQDTLLINSGLLPDHVHHTGFGMYLILAWATRLGAALGLVSAMDLPQLIASLNPLAPLAELTDYLRRLSPLAGLGLVLLLWSALRNMLRPGALGSLIALAALGLMPGLMYQVAIVRTEAYSMFFWSGAVLALVLAARAGAWGRALGVGLAGVLLGLCLLTKMQAGLYVAAAPLFYVMSAALKPGGPKPSLRPGGGPLLALGLALAALAATILLVALALPLPVAPGVGAFMSHYQVAVSGRVILLMAGMALLAGALLWSLVRRRQAAWLDAAALLSWLAFGFVAGLGLHFALYADPATAWHYLLLDFKMAFLRVGFGFEGLWPRLQLLAFCWPTVFAQLASLALLAWAARRRLYPSLSFFALALGAAALLAYASILTTDRFILRDLLWAELLLGLLALAALLALARFQAFSLPWRWGALALAGLLALANLGGALHTTARLDANYNLYGWSTQRFFHGVYSHNQRRFYDIFRAAYPGQSEAQVADGPLGAQALNHARISRELAFVFPTLPLNLRSAGAALPGRPLWIARPKWHLASVSPQLCGALLVDASAAPPSSKGFLQPALVRDHSEELDKSAPAPPIASLAVLPRPGLEVYLFLPRDRWRRLDGTGLDRLPPDSAPRLTAQGPHGSLTLLGVKIFAYQEFPLADLGRDYVFLIKKPASRPSCRKD; translated from the coding sequence ATGGACTATCCGGAGAGGCGCGGCCTTAGCGAGGCCCTGGGTGCGGGGGTGATCGCCGCCGCCCTGGTCCTGGCCTACTGGTTCCTGTCCGTGGCCTATCCCTATTACTACATCTGGGACATGGACCTGATCTGCGCCCAGGACACCCTCTTGATCAACAGCGGCCTGCTGCCCGACCACGTACACCACACCGGTTTCGGCATGTACCTGATCCTGGCCTGGGCCACCCGCCTAGGCGCGGCCTTGGGCCTGGTCTCGGCCATGGACCTGCCCCAGCTCATCGCCTCGCTCAACCCCCTGGCCCCCCTGGCCGAACTCACCGACTATCTGCGCCGCCTCAGCCCCCTGGCCGGGCTGGGCCTGGTGCTCCTGCTCTGGAGCGCCCTGCGGAACATGCTCAGGCCCGGCGCCCTGGGTTCACTCATCGCCCTGGCCGCCCTGGGGCTCATGCCCGGGCTCATGTACCAGGTGGCCATCGTGCGCACCGAGGCCTATTCCATGTTCTTCTGGTCCGGGGCGGTGCTGGCCCTGGTCCTGGCCGCGCGGGCCGGGGCCTGGGGCCGGGCCCTGGGGGTGGGCCTGGCCGGGGTTCTCTTGGGCCTGTGCCTGCTCACCAAGATGCAGGCCGGGCTCTACGTGGCCGCGGCTCCCCTGTTCTACGTGATGAGCGCGGCGCTAAAGCCGGGCGGCCCCAAGCCCTCGTTGCGCCCCGGCGGCGGCCCGCTGTTGGCCCTGGGTCTGGCCCTGGCCGCCCTGGCGGCCACCATCCTGCTGGTGGCGCTGGCCCTTCCCTTGCCGGTTGCGCCGGGGGTGGGGGCCTTCATGAGCCACTACCAGGTGGCGGTCTCGGGCCGGGTCATCCTGCTCATGGCCGGCATGGCCCTCCTGGCCGGGGCGTTGCTCTGGTCCCTGGTCCGCCGCCGCCAGGCCGCCTGGCTGGACGCAGCCGCCCTGCTCTCCTGGCTGGCCTTCGGCTTCGTGGCCGGCCTGGGCCTGCACTTCGCGCTCTACGCCGACCCGGCCACGGCCTGGCACTACCTGCTCTTGGATTTCAAGATGGCCTTCTTGCGGGTGGGCTTCGGCTTCGAGGGCCTCTGGCCCCGCTTGCAGCTCCTGGCCTTTTGCTGGCCCACGGTCTTCGCGCAGCTGGCCTCCCTGGCCCTGCTGGCCTGGGCCGCCCGGCGGCGGCTCTACCCCTCGCTGAGCTTTTTTGCCCTGGCCCTGGGCGCGGCCGCGCTCTTGGCCTATGCCAGCATCCTGACCACCGACCGCTTCATCCTGCGCGACCTCTTGTGGGCCGAGCTCTTGCTGGGCCTGCTGGCCCTGGCCGCGCTGTTGGCCCTGGCCCGCTTCCAGGCCTTCAGCCTTCCCTGGCGCTGGGGGGCCCTGGCCCTGGCCGGGCTTTTGGCCCTGGCCAACCTGGGCGGCGCCCTGCACACCACCGCCCGCCTGGACGCCAACTACAACCTCTACGGCTGGTCCACCCAGCGTTTCTTCCACGGGGTCTACAGCCACAACCAGCGGCGCTTCTACGATATCTTCCGCGCGGCCTACCCGGGCCAAAGCGAGGCCCAGGTGGCGGACGGCCCCCTGGGGGCCCAGGCCCTGAACCACGCCCGCATCAGCCGCGAGCTGGCCTTTGTCTTCCCCACCCTGCCGCTCAACCTGCGCTCGGCCGGAGCGGCCCTGCCCGGCCGCCCCCTGTGGATCGCGCGGCCGAAGTGGCACTTGGCCTCGGTTTCACCGCAGCTCTGCGGGGCGCTGTTGGTGGACGCCTCGGCCGCGCCGCCCTCGTCCAAGGGTTTTTTGCAGCCCGCCCTGGTGCGCGATCACTCCGAGGAGCTGGACAAGAGCGCCCCCGCCCCGCCCATCGCCTCCCTGGCCGTGCTGCCCCGCCCCGGCCTGGAGGTCTATCTCTTCCTGCCCCGGGACCGCTGGCGCCGCCTGGACGGCACGGGCCTGGACCGCCTGCCGCCCGATTCAGCCCCCCGCCTGACGGCGCAAGGGCCCCACGGCAGCCTCACCCTGCTGGGCGTGAAGATCTTCGCCTACCAGGAGTTCCCCCTGGCCGACCTGGGCCGCGACTACGTTTTCCTGATTAAAAAGCCGGCTTCCCGGCCGAGCTGCCGGAAGGACTAG
- a CDS encoding phosphomannomutase/phosphoglucomutase gives MNPNIFREYDIRGVVDKEIVDADVVLLGKAIGTYMEGKGVKRICLGRDCRLSADRYRDLLMEGLLSTGRLVMDIGVVTTPVLYYSVFHFETDGGVMITASHNPGEYNGFKVMIGKSTIHGEEIRKLYDIAEAGQFTTGEGSREEVDAVTPYSDYLVEHINISRPLKIAIDSGNGTAGPIVLPIMKRLGIEVIPLYCDMDGTFPNHGADPTVPKNLVDLIAAVREHKLEAGVAFDGDCDRVGVVDEKGQIIFGDMLLAIFARSILKEHPGALFIGEVKCSKNLYDDIEKHGGQALMWRTGHSLIKQKMAETGALLAGEMSGHMFFKHRWFGFDDGIYAALRFCELLADSKEPLSAWLADMPPVVSTPEIRVECPDDIKFKVVEEVKAKLSPDYEVIDVDGVRVNFPDGWGLVRASNTQPALVLRFEAQSEARLEEIRALVEGAVKEASEKL, from the coding sequence ATGAATCCCAACATTTTCCGCGAATACGACATCCGGGGCGTGGTGGACAAAGAGATCGTCGACGCCGACGTGGTGCTCCTGGGCAAGGCCATCGGCACCTACATGGAGGGCAAGGGGGTCAAGCGCATCTGCCTGGGCCGCGACTGCCGCCTGAGCGCCGACCGCTACCGCGACCTCCTGATGGAGGGTCTATTGTCCACCGGCCGCCTGGTCATGGACATCGGCGTGGTCACCACCCCGGTGCTCTACTACTCGGTGTTCCACTTCGAGACCGACGGTGGAGTGATGATCACCGCCAGCCACAACCCGGGCGAGTACAACGGCTTCAAGGTGATGATCGGCAAGAGCACCATCCACGGCGAGGAGATCCGGAAGCTCTACGACATCGCCGAGGCGGGCCAGTTCACCACAGGCGAAGGCTCCCGCGAGGAAGTCGACGCGGTGACCCCCTACAGCGACTACCTGGTGGAGCACATCAACATCTCGCGGCCGCTCAAGATCGCCATAGACAGCGGCAACGGCACCGCCGGGCCCATCGTGCTGCCCATCATGAAGCGCCTGGGCATCGAGGTGATCCCGCTCTATTGCGATATGGACGGCACCTTCCCCAACCACGGGGCCGACCCCACGGTGCCCAAAAACCTGGTGGACCTCATCGCCGCGGTGCGCGAGCACAAGCTGGAGGCCGGGGTGGCCTTTGACGGCGACTGCGACCGGGTGGGCGTGGTGGATGAAAAGGGCCAGATCATCTTCGGCGACATGCTCCTGGCCATCTTCGCCCGCAGCATCCTCAAGGAGCACCCCGGCGCCCTGTTCATCGGCGAGGTCAAGTGCTCCAAAAACCTCTACGACGACATCGAGAAGCACGGCGGCCAGGCCCTGATGTGGCGCACCGGCCACAGCCTGATCAAGCAGAAGATGGCCGAGACCGGGGCCCTGTTGGCCGGCGAGATGAGCGGCCACATGTTCTTCAAGCACCGCTGGTTCGGCTTTGACGACGGCATCTACGCGGCCTTGCGCTTCTGCGAGCTCCTGGCCGACAGCAAGGAGCCGCTCTCCGCCTGGCTGGCCGACATGCCGCCGGTGGTCTCCACCCCGGAGATTCGGGTGGAGTGCCCGGACGACATTAAGTTCAAGGTGGTGGAGGAAGTCAAGGCAAAGCTCTCGCCGGATTACGAGGTCATCGACGTGGACGGGGTCAGGGTCAACTTCCCGGACGGCTGGGGCCTGGTGCGCGCCTCCAACACCCAGCCCGCCCTGGTGCTCAGGTTCGAGGCCCAGAGCGAGGCCCGCTTGGAAGAAATTCGCGCCTTGGTGGAAGGCGCGGTGAAAGAGGCCAGCGAAAAGCTTTAG
- a CDS encoding NTP transferase domain-containing protein, whose product MELFAVIMAGGSGTRFWPASRRKRPKQLLCLTGERSLLQQTVDRLAPLVPPERVLVVTGRAHAPAVAQQLPELPAANILAEPMGRNTAAACGLAAAWAARRDPEAVCLVLPADHLITGEGLFLDTLRRAATLAANQPVLVTLGLNPSFPATGFGYIETGEMLDSTPPAISRVAAFHEKPDLATAREYLAGGRHLWNSGMFAWRAGVFLSELERHLPALAEGLAGLAPELDGPGLEEALARVYPELPAISVDHGVLEHSGELRVVKADFGWSDVGSWEAMGDLWQADALGNASQHGELVALDASGNLVSAGGRLAALMGVKDLVAVVTDDVLLILPRERSQEVGRLLDELKARGREDYL is encoded by the coding sequence GTGGAACTTTTCGCCGTAATCATGGCCGGCGGCAGCGGCACCCGCTTCTGGCCGGCCAGCCGCCGAAAGCGGCCCAAACAGCTTCTCTGCCTCACCGGTGAGCGCAGCCTCTTGCAGCAGACCGTGGACCGCCTGGCCCCCCTGGTCCCGCCCGAGCGGGTCTTGGTGGTCACGGGCCGGGCCCACGCCCCCGCCGTGGCCCAGCAGCTGCCCGAGCTGCCCGCGGCCAACATCCTGGCCGAGCCCATGGGGCGCAACACCGCCGCGGCCTGCGGCCTGGCCGCCGCCTGGGCGGCCCGGCGCGACCCCGAGGCGGTGTGCCTGGTGCTCCCGGCCGATCATCTCATCACCGGCGAGGGCCTGTTCCTGGACACCCTGCGCCGGGCTGCCACCCTGGCCGCCAACCAACCGGTGCTGGTCACCCTGGGGCTCAACCCCAGCTTCCCGGCCACCGGCTTCGGCTACATCGAGACCGGCGAGATGCTGGACTCCACTCCCCCGGCCATCAGCCGGGTGGCCGCTTTCCACGAAAAGCCGGACCTGGCCACGGCGCGCGAATACCTGGCCGGAGGGCGGCATTTGTGGAACTCGGGCATGTTCGCCTGGCGGGCGGGCGTGTTCCTTAGCGAGCTGGAGCGCCATTTGCCCGCGCTGGCCGAGGGCCTGGCCGGGCTGGCCCCGGAGCTGGACGGCCCCGGCCTGGAAGAGGCCCTGGCCCGGGTCTATCCCGAACTGCCGGCCATCAGCGTGGACCACGGCGTGCTGGAGCACTCCGGCGAGCTGCGCGTGGTCAAGGCCGACTTCGGCTGGTCGGACGTAGGCTCCTGGGAGGCCATGGGCGATCTCTGGCAGGCCGACGCCCTGGGCAATGCCAGCCAACACGGCGAGCTGGTGGCCCTGGACGCCAGCGGCAACCTGGTTTCGGCCGGGGGGCGGCTGGCCGCTCTAATGGGCGTGAAAGATTTGGTTGCCGTGGTCACCGACGACGTGCTGCTCATCCTGCCCCGGGAACGCAGCCAGGAGGTGGGCCGCCTGCTGGACGAGCTCAAGGCCCGGGGCCGCGAGGACTACCTATGA
- a CDS encoding class I mannose-6-phosphate isomerase, with amino-acid sequence MRAPCGALRLEPVFLPKVWAPAQFPAAWQKLYAPPPMTGEVWLASDRLHVTPVAVGPLAGQGLDKLVARWPEYILGPGVSGGFPLLLKLLNVDQWLSVQVHPNDALAARLESEPWGKSEAWHILAARPGAELVHGLRRGVKRADVARALEQGGLQELVAHVPAGAGDTFTVPGGTLHTAGPGVFFLEVQQASDVTYRLYDWDRAQDPANPRPLHHAKGMEALKLTHPGRPLAPRPLPAEKGRRELLVQNSSFGLLEYELNGSAPLARDGQGPGLLLVARGSARLSFPGGEHPDQALRPGQCWLLPAGLAPARLSAARQLKIYQAWAPAAA; translated from the coding sequence TTGAGAGCCCCCTGCGGAGCCCTGCGCCTGGAGCCGGTGTTTTTGCCCAAGGTCTGGGCGCCCGCCCAATTCCCCGCCGCCTGGCAAAAGCTCTACGCCCCCCCGCCCATGACCGGCGAGGTGTGGCTGGCCTCGGACCGCTTGCACGTAACCCCCGTGGCCGTGGGGCCCCTGGCCGGCCAGGGCCTGGACAAGCTGGTGGCCCGCTGGCCCGAGTACATCCTGGGCCCCGGGGTTTCGGGCGGCTTCCCCCTGCTGCTAAAGCTTTTGAACGTGGACCAGTGGCTCTCGGTGCAGGTGCACCCGAACGACGCCCTGGCCGCCCGCCTGGAGAGCGAGCCCTGGGGCAAGAGCGAGGCCTGGCACATCCTGGCCGCCCGACCAGGGGCCGAGCTGGTGCACGGGCTGAGGCGCGGGGTCAAGCGGGCCGACGTGGCCCGCGCCCTGGAGCAGGGCGGCTTGCAGGAACTGGTGGCCCACGTGCCCGCCGGCGCGGGCGACACCTTCACCGTGCCCGGAGGCACGCTGCACACCGCCGGGCCGGGGGTGTTCTTCCTGGAGGTGCAGCAGGCCTCGGACGTGACCTACCGCCTCTACGACTGGGACCGCGCCCAGGACCCGGCCAATCCCCGCCCCCTGCACCACGCCAAGGGCATGGAGGCGCTCAAGCTGACCCACCCCGGCCGCCCCCTGGCCCCCCGGCCCCTTCCCGCCGAAAAAGGCCGCCGCGAGTTGCTGGTGCAAAACAGCTCCTTCGGGCTGCTAGAATATGAACTCAACGGCTCGGCGCCCCTGGCCCGGGACGGGCAAGGGCCCGGCCTACTGCTGGTGGCGCGGGGGTCGGCCCGCCTGAGCTTCCCGGGCGGCGAGCACCCGGACCAGGCCCTGAGGCCCGGCCAGTGCTGGCTGTTGCCCGCCGGCCTGGCCCCGGCCCGCCTTAGCGCCGCGCGACAACTGAAGATCTATCAGGCCTGGGCTCCGGCGGCTGCCTGA
- a CDS encoding oligosaccharide flippase family protein codes for MGTFFSNISKLTLSKGLSIGLGLAATPIVARLYAPEFFGVYGLVSSVATWISAFIALGYYQAIPLATSRGEARTLTRLCLIITTVLTLIAVGIFGVGGRWVAEMLNEPVAAPFMWFVPALFLVDSLQSTADGGLAREGRFGTVSVVSFLNMNLARLLTILWAVFLGAGVMGLFMGNLMGTMVGVVISLVVVAKALWEKRENDDRALVSYAKVIKDHIQFPKINLWNGVLRVSTSRAPVFVLAAYFDPATVGFFTFASSIVSMPLRILGTSVSQVFYPEAAREWEEEGAVKRALHFAVKFQATVGVFPLTALALLAPLFFEVVFGWRWREAGVMCQIISFWMFMNFLTTPIMPLFLIRKEAGVLLFFSIAQLAVTVIALLLGGYLGSPRLALALFSGGTGLVYLFMLIKTLRAGKAQITANLWAVVKELIFALATLAPATVVYYTTHWRWIPIGLCVLGALAYTALLYWRDREIHDRVKRIMRRLPMSAGDESPAEKEAERL; via the coding sequence ATGGGGACCTTTTTTAGCAACATCAGCAAGCTGACCCTGAGCAAGGGCCTGTCCATCGGATTGGGCCTGGCCGCCACGCCCATCGTGGCCCGGCTCTACGCCCCCGAGTTCTTCGGGGTCTACGGCCTGGTCTCCTCGGTGGCCACCTGGATCTCGGCCTTCATCGCCCTGGGCTATTACCAGGCCATCCCCCTGGCCACCAGCCGGGGCGAGGCCCGCACCCTCACCCGCCTGTGCCTGATCATCACCACCGTGCTCACCCTGATCGCGGTGGGCATCTTCGGGGTGGGCGGCCGCTGGGTGGCCGAGATGCTCAACGAGCCGGTGGCCGCGCCCTTCATGTGGTTCGTTCCCGCCCTGTTTTTGGTGGACAGCCTGCAATCCACGGCCGACGGCGGCCTGGCCCGCGAGGGCCGCTTCGGCACGGTGTCGGTGGTCAGCTTTTTGAACATGAACCTGGCCCGCTTGCTCACCATCCTCTGGGCGGTCTTCTTGGGCGCCGGGGTCATGGGCCTGTTCATGGGCAACCTCATGGGCACCATGGTGGGGGTGGTGATCTCCCTGGTGGTGGTGGCCAAGGCCCTGTGGGAAAAGCGCGAAAACGACGACCGCGCCCTGGTGAGCTACGCCAAGGTGATCAAGGATCACATCCAGTTCCCCAAGATCAACCTGTGGAACGGGGTGCTCCGGGTGAGCACCTCGCGGGCCCCGGTGTTCGTCTTGGCCGCCTACTTCGATCCGGCCACGGTGGGGTTCTTCACCTTCGCCTCGTCCATCGTGTCCATGCCCCTGCGCATCCTGGGCACCTCGGTGTCCCAGGTGTTCTACCCCGAGGCGGCGCGGGAGTGGGAGGAAGAGGGCGCGGTAAAGCGGGCCCTGCACTTCGCGGTGAAGTTCCAGGCCACGGTGGGGGTGTTCCCCCTCACCGCCCTGGCCCTGTTGGCCCCGCTGTTCTTCGAGGTGGTCTTCGGCTGGCGCTGGCGCGAGGCGGGCGTGATGTGCCAGATAATCTCCTTCTGGATGTTCATGAACTTCCTGACCACGCCCATCATGCCCCTGTTCCTCATCCGCAAGGAGGCCGGGGTACTGCTGTTCTTCTCCATCGCCCAGCTGGCGGTGACGGTGATCGCCCTGCTCCTGGGCGGCTACCTGGGCAGCCCGCGCCTGGCCCTGGCCCTGTTCTCGGGCGGCACCGGGCTGGTCTATCTGTTCATGCTGATAAAGACCCTGCGGGCGGGCAAGGCCCAGATCACCGCCAACCTGTGGGCCGTGGTAAAGGAGCTGATCTTCGCCCTGGCCACCCTGGCCCCGGCCACGGTGGTTTACTATACGACCCATTGGCGCTGGATACCCATCGGCCTGTGCGTGCTGGGGGCGTTGGCCTACACGGCCCTGCTCTACTGGCGCGACCGGGAGATCCACGACCGGGTCAAGCGGATCATGCGCCGCCTGCCCATGTCCGCCGGCGACGAGAGCCCCGCCGAAAAAGAGGCGGAGCGGCTCTAG
- a CDS encoding DedA family protein — protein sequence MEWMKDLVAWVAHFAYTPYGVWALFALAFAESSFFPIPPDVLLMALCAADPASSLWFATICTVASVVGGMFGYFIGIKGGRPLMFRWFSEDKIKLVEDYYRRYDVWAVGAAGLTPLPYKLFTITAGVFALNFPRFVLASILSRGARFYALGLIFYFFGPAIQVWVKEYFTWIAVAFFVLLVGGFWIVKHLGGRAAKQEGPR from the coding sequence ATGGAGTGGATGAAGGACCTGGTGGCCTGGGTGGCCCATTTCGCCTACACCCCTTATGGGGTATGGGCCCTGTTCGCCCTGGCCTTTGCGGAAAGCTCCTTTTTCCCCATCCCGCCCGACGTGCTGCTCATGGCCCTGTGCGCCGCCGACCCGGCCAGCAGCCTGTGGTTCGCCACCATCTGCACCGTGGCCTCGGTGGTGGGGGGCATGTTCGGCTATTTCATCGGCATCAAGGGCGGCCGCCCCCTCATGTTCCGCTGGTTCTCCGAAGACAAGATCAAGCTGGTGGAGGACTACTACCGCCGCTACGACGTGTGGGCCGTGGGCGCGGCGGGGCTCACGCCTTTGCCCTACAAGCTCTTCACCATCACCGCCGGGGTCTTCGCCCTCAACTTCCCCCGCTTCGTGCTGGCTTCCATCCTCAGCCGGGGGGCGCGCTTCTACGCCCTGGGTCTTATCTTCTATTTCTTCGGCCCGGCCATCCAGGTCTGGGTCAAGGAGTACTTCACCTGGATCGCGGTGGCCTTCTTCGTGCTCCTGGTGGGCGGCTTCTGGATCGTCAAGCACCTGGGCGGCAGGGCGGCCAAGCAGGAGGGCCCGCGTTGA
- the uppP gene encoding undecaprenyl-diphosphatase UppP has product MEIWQAAVLGVVQGLTEFLPISSSGHLVLGQRLLGFTEPELMFDIAVHVGSLAAVVAVFWRDLWGILRGLLVWGDDEGARRGRRLLLLVIAGSIPTAIMGFLLKDLFESMFASLLTVGLALLVTGWLLMATAMVHKPGREIGRVGIGRALIVGVAQGLAITPGVSRSGSTIAVALLLGIDRRLAAHYSFVLSIPAILGALVLQVHEMGAPSPSQTAPMIVGLVCAALSGYLALRILLRVVQAGRFHWFAPYCFAVGLAALAWNFWG; this is encoded by the coding sequence ATGGAGATTTGGCAGGCTGCGGTCTTGGGCGTTGTGCAGGGGCTCACCGAGTTTTTGCCTATCAGCTCCTCGGGCCATCTGGTCCTGGGGCAGCGCTTGCTGGGCTTCACCGAGCCGGAGCTCATGTTCGACATCGCGGTGCACGTGGGCTCGCTGGCCGCCGTGGTTGCGGTGTTCTGGCGCGACCTGTGGGGCATCCTGCGCGGCCTGTTGGTGTGGGGCGATGACGAGGGCGCCCGCCGGGGCCGCCGCTTGCTGTTGTTGGTCATCGCGGGCAGCATCCCCACGGCCATCATGGGCTTTTTGCTCAAGGACCTTTTCGAGTCCATGTTCGCCTCCCTGCTGACCGTCGGCCTGGCCCTGCTGGTCACCGGCTGGCTATTGATGGCCACGGCCATGGTCCACAAGCCGGGCCGCGAGATCGGCCGGGTGGGCATCGGACGGGCCCTGATCGTGGGCGTGGCCCAAGGTCTGGCCATCACCCCGGGCGTCAGCCGCTCGGGCTCCACCATCGCGGTGGCCCTGTTGTTGGGCATTGACCGCCGCCTGGCGGCCCATTACTCTTTCGTGCTCTCCATCCCGGCCATCCTGGGAGCGCTGGTGTTGCAGGTGCACGAAATGGGGGCGCCCAGTCCCAGCCAGACCGCCCCCATGATCGTCGGGCTGGTTTGCGCCGCTTTAAGCGGCTACCTGGCCTTGCGCATCCTGCTCCGGGTGGTGCAGGCGGGCCGCTTCCACTGGTTCGCGCCCTACTGCTTCGCGGTGGGCCTGGCCGCCCTGGCCTGGAACTTCTGGGGATAA